In the genome of Drosophila yakuba strain Tai18E2 chromosome 3R, Prin_Dyak_Tai18E2_2.1, whole genome shotgun sequence, one region contains:
- the LOC6535696 gene encoding uncharacterized protein LOC6535696, producing the protein MRNWKKEPYKDDKSGTRRLNNTIVEPSSIIDKEFPIFLRIPKLKFKTTDPLPISSRDYGLMKSSNKSSTPYPRAEQGVDANLLKARLKMRSDSENKNHSGLHKKKPEKLEDGSPSISDASSHWTKPTNKSKLSVTVIRRQSLTKNIRDIVSVGTPHPKKGVALNAKVLDRRLTDLGDLIKKTNDLSEQSMVNCVKPKGPKAKRRVLLATPVESRESEISSGASPDGEVVGGSVTQADYDATLGSIIGELQDPQLSFAERRRISQEGEYTIAKNGRKMSDVMMAVPSADEEVFDNSVHFAEKASLEIEKFMRSQGLVKISNDQVTMTRNLTRASAQLSQVGSPYGKPVTSGHERDFL; encoded by the exons ATGCGAAATTGGAAGAAAGAACCGTACAAAGATGATAAAAGTGGAACTAGGAGGCTGAACAACACAATTGTCGAACCCTCGAGTATCATCGACAAGGAATTTCCTATTTTTCTGAGGATACCCAAGCTAAAATTCAAAACCACGGATCCCTTACCCATCTCTTCCAGGGACTATGGGTTAATGAAGTCCTCTAATAAGTCATCTACTCCATATCCTCGTGCGGAGCAAGGAGTGGATGCCAACTTACTAAAGGCTCGCCTCAAAATGCGTAGTGATTCTGAGAATAAAAACCATTCCGGGTTGCACAAGAAAAAACCGGAAAAGCTGGAAGATGGAAGCCCAAGTATCAGCGATGCAAGCTCTCATTGGACGAAACCCACGAATAAATCGAAG CTGTCCGTCACCGTAATTCGTCGGCAATCGCTGACTAAGAATATCCGGGATATAGTTTCCGTTGGAACTCCGCATCCCAAAAAGGGCGTGGCCTTGAATGCCAAGGTACTTGACAGGCGGCTGACCGATTTAGGCGATctaataaagaaaacaaacgaTTTGAGCGAACAGTCAATGGTAAACTGCGTTAAGCCGAAGGggccaaaagcgaaaagaaGGGTTCTTCTGGCAACGCCCGTCGAAAGCCGAGAATCGGAGATTTCGTCCGGAGCATCGCCAGATGGAGAAGTGGTCGGTGGGAGTGTTACCCAGGCCGACTACGACGCCACGTTGGGCTCGATTATAGGGGAATTGCAGGACCCGCAGCTGAGTTTCGCAGAGCGACGAAGGATTTCCCAGGAGGGTGAGTACACCATTGCGAAAAACGGTCGGAAAATGAGCGATGTGATGATGGCGGTTCCATCAGCGGATGAAGAGGTTTTCGACAATAGTGTGCATTTCGCAGAGAAAGCCAGTTTGGAGATTGAGAAGTTTATGAGATCCCAAGGCCTGGTGAAGATATCCAACGATCAGGTTACCATGACCAGAAATCTTACACGTGCATCGGCACAGCTAAGCCAGGTGGGTTCCCCTTATGGAAAGCCCGTAACTTCTGGTCACGAGAGGGATTTCTTGTAG